The proteins below come from a single Pedobacter aquae genomic window:
- a CDS encoding sugar MFS transporter — MQHQENVQKGVNPIIIIGALFFVFGFITWLNSVLIPYLKIACELDNFESYLVAFSFYISYLVMAVPSGKLLKYTGYKKGMSIGLMVIALGALIFIPAALSRTYGVFLLGLFIQGTGLAILQTASNPYITVLGPAESAAKRISIMGICNKLAGALAPIVLGAVTLKNTDAIEQQLLSMSLAQKEVVLNELSARVIIPYLLIVSVLLVLAFLVYRSSLPEINTDEEDAQTSAANEGKKSILQFPHLVVGAIALFLYVGAEVIAGDTVISYGASQGIALSTAKYFTTATLVSMIVGYLIGIICIPKYINQQQALSLCALLGLVFSAAAIFTTGFLSVVFISLLGLANALIWPAIWPLAMARLGRFTKEGASLLIMGIAGGAILPLLYGYLADVLNTQQAYIILIPCYLFIGYFGVYGYQLKSSHKKSSSHA; from the coding sequence ATGCAGCATCAAGAAAATGTTCAAAAAGGTGTGAATCCTATCATCATCATAGGAGCCTTATTTTTTGTTTTCGGGTTTATCACTTGGTTAAACTCAGTATTAATACCTTATCTTAAAATTGCCTGCGAGTTAGATAATTTTGAGTCGTATTTGGTAGCCTTTTCTTTTTACATTTCTTATTTAGTGATGGCCGTACCATCCGGGAAGTTGTTAAAATATACAGGCTATAAAAAGGGGATGAGTATAGGTTTGATGGTGATCGCTTTAGGCGCTTTAATATTTATCCCAGCTGCTTTAAGTAGAACTTATGGTGTGTTTTTGTTAGGCTTGTTTATACAAGGTACAGGTTTGGCTATTTTGCAAACAGCTTCTAATCCATACATTACGGTGTTAGGTCCGGCAGAAAGTGCTGCAAAAAGAATAAGTATTATGGGTATATGCAATAAGCTTGCAGGGGCTTTGGCGCCAATTGTCTTAGGTGCTGTTACCTTAAAAAATACCGATGCTATTGAACAACAATTGTTAAGCATGTCTCTAGCGCAAAAAGAAGTAGTGTTAAATGAATTATCTGCTAGAGTAATAATTCCTTATTTGCTTATTGTATCTGTTTTATTGGTTTTAGCTTTTTTGGTTTATCGTTCTAGCTTGCCAGAAATTAATACTGATGAAGAAGATGCACAAACCTCGGCAGCTAATGAAGGAAAAAAATCAATTTTACAATTTCCACATTTGGTCGTTGGAGCAATCGCATTGTTTCTTTACGTAGGGGCAGAGGTTATAGCTGGCGATACGGTAATCAGCTATGGCGCTTCACAAGGTATCGCTTTATCAACAGCTAAATACTTTACAACAGCTACTTTGGTGAGCATGATTGTTGGTTATTTAATAGGTATTATTTGTATACCTAAGTATATCAATCAGCAACAAGCTTTAAGTCTTTGTGCGCTATTGGGTTTGGTTTTTTCTGCTGCTGCAATCTTTACCACAGGCTTTTTGTCGGTTGTTTTTATTTCCTTATTAGGTTTAGCCAACGCTTTAATATGGCCAGCTATATGGCCTTTAGCTATGGCCAGATTAGGTCGGTTTACCAAAGAAGGCGCTTCTTTGCTCATTATGGGCATAGCTGGTGGTGCTATTTTACCACTTTTATATGGCTATTTAGCCGATGTTTTAAATACCCAACAAGCTTACATCATCCTGATACCTTGTTACCTATTTATAGGCTATTTCGGGGTGTATGGTTATCAATTAAAATCGTCTCATAAAAAATCATCATCACATGCTTAG
- a CDS encoding phosphotransferase enzyme family protein: protein MNASLLSETIVDFHNILFRLDNFNKALKENKASRAANVQEEIDFILARVTQMRRIYDMGQQGLLPKRITHNDTKFNNILFNQQDKAICVIDLDTVMPGYVAYDFGDAIRTIINTAAEDEADLSKIKLNIPLFEAYTKGYLAEAGKFLTANEVKSLLIGVFLLPYMQAVRFLTDYLEGDHYFKIAYPEHNLVRTKAQLHLLKQLEEHEAELQEIISTYSIYKLK, encoded by the coding sequence ATGAATGCTTCGCTTTTGTCTGAAACCATTGTAGATTTTCATAATATCTTATTCAGGTTAGATAATTTCAATAAAGCTTTAAAGGAAAATAAAGCCAGTAGAGCTGCAAACGTACAAGAAGAAATTGATTTTATTTTAGCTCGAGTTACCCAAATGCGAAGGATATATGATATGGGTCAACAAGGTCTTTTACCTAAAAGAATTACCCATAACGATACCAAGTTCAATAATATCCTTTTCAATCAGCAAGATAAAGCCATTTGTGTGATTGATTTAGATACCGTAATGCCGGGTTATGTAGCTTATGATTTTGGGGATGCTATCCGTACCATTATCAATACTGCGGCAGAAGATGAAGCGGATTTAAGCAAGATTAAATTAAACATCCCTTTATTTGAGGCCTATACCAAAGGTTATTTAGCGGAAGCAGGAAAGTTCTTAACTGCTAATGAGGTAAAATCTTTGCTTATAGGAGTTTTTCTACTTCCTTATATGCAGGCCGTAAGATTTCTTACAGATTATCTTGAAGGAGATCATTACTTTAAAATTGCCTATCCAGAACATAATTTGGTGCGTACCAAAGCACAATTGCATTTGCTAAAACAGCTAGAAGAGCATGAAGCAGAGCTACAAGAAATCATATCTACTTACAGTATTTATAAGCTAAAATAA
- a CDS encoding substrate-binding domain-containing protein has translation MKDKTVRIKDIALKAKVSTGTVDRVLHKRGRVAKDVEERVLSIIKELNYEPNLMARALGSQKVYRFAALIPDAQFDVYWYGPKAGVEQAFKELKQFGVEVKIYLFNPYESDSFISAAQQLQKTELDGVLLSPIFYREALPFFEQWKALNIPFVLFNTEITDYQPLSYIGQDSYLSGMLAAKMLHYGLPEPCSILIAHFDEDITNAAHLVKKESGFRNYFIQNQLNDTYQFIKEEFNSAQFSVFHQQLSDVIENNPDLKGIYVTTSKAFEIAAYLKERHIHHIKIVGYDLLPKNVYFLNNGMISFLINQNPKGQGYWGVHQLANHLIFKKDVAVFKYLPLDIVTKENLNYFLDKPEY, from the coding sequence ATGAAAGATAAAACAGTACGTATTAAAGATATAGCGCTTAAGGCAAAGGTATCAACCGGAACTGTGGATAGGGTTTTGCATAAGCGTGGCAGAGTAGCCAAAGATGTTGAGGAAAGAGTACTTAGCATCATTAAAGAGTTAAATTACGAACCCAATTTAATGGCTAGGGCTTTAGGTTCGCAAAAGGTGTATAGGTTTGCAGCTTTAATTCCTGATGCTCAATTTGATGTTTATTGGTACGGTCCTAAAGCTGGGGTTGAGCAAGCTTTTAAAGAATTGAAGCAATTTGGTGTTGAGGTTAAAATCTACTTATTTAATCCTTACGAGTCCGATTCTTTTATCTCAGCCGCACAGCAGCTTCAAAAAACAGAACTTGATGGCGTTTTACTTTCGCCGATTTTTTACCGTGAAGCTTTGCCTTTTTTCGAGCAATGGAAGGCGCTAAATATTCCATTTGTACTTTTTAATACCGAAATTACCGATTACCAACCGCTGAGCTATATTGGCCAAGATTCTTATCTGAGTGGTATGTTAGCTGCCAAAATGCTTCATTACGGTTTACCAGAGCCTTGTAGTATTTTAATTGCTCATTTTGATGAAGATATCACTAATGCTGCTCACTTGGTAAAAAAGGAGAGTGGTTTTAGGAACTATTTTATACAAAACCAATTGAATGATACTTATCAATTTATAAAAGAAGAGTTTAACAGTGCTCAGTTTTCTGTTTTTCATCAGCAACTAAGTGATGTCATAGAAAATAATCCCGATTTAAAAGGGATTTATGTTACTACATCTAAAGCTTTTGAGATTGCTGCTTATTTAAAAGAACGTCATATCCATCATATAAAAATAGTTGGTTATGATTTGCTCCCTAAAAATGTATACTTTTTAAATAACGGTATGATTAGTTTCCTCATTAACCAAAACCCCAAAGGGCAAGGGTATTGGGGGGTACATCAATTAGCTAATCATTTGATTTTTAAAAAAGATGTTGCCGTATTCAAGTATTTACCTTTAGATATTGTAACCAAAGAAAATCTCAACTATTTCTTAGATAAACCCGAGTATTAA